In the genome of Arachis stenosperma cultivar V10309 chromosome 2, arast.V10309.gnm1.PFL2, whole genome shotgun sequence, the window ttttttgttttttgaatattttcttTGTATCTGAAGTTGAACTAGAATCTAATTTAGTGTTTCTGTATTAAATCTTGTTGTTTATGTATAAGATGGACAGTTTTATCTCAACTCCtattgaaaataataatgagACAAAACTAACACATGATGATAATGGTCAACCAATGAACCAATTAaagcaaatcttcaaaaaaattatagtacAAATGATGCCATGATTCATCTTGTGCTTGATaacttttatttaatatatggTACTTTTGTTTATAATGTATGTTAATGTATTCATGTTTGTGTTATATTTTAACAGAGAACATGAAATTGTTTATTGGAAGTTGTATACTGAcaataaaaaaacatatatttGATGTTGAAGacgttattttatatttttttagaatttaagttgtattttaacattttattttatggactatgatttgttattttgtatttctgAACTTGTAAGTTGTAATCTTGAATAAGATATGTTTGTGTGTTGTAATAatgttttgtgatttttttattttttaaaatttttcactataattttcatataaatGTTCAATATAAGGAGACGAGTAATGGGGCCCGCGGAGAACGGGGATGGGGGCAATTATCCCCCCATGGCGGGGATCGGGGCAGTGATGGAGATAAAATCTGGAGGCGGGGACGGGGAGCAGAGAGGCATCCCCGGCCCTGCCCCACCCCATTGATATCCCTAGTTCCAGCACAGCAGGTTGGTTAGGCGGTGCCTGAGCCTAGCCCTGTCGTCGATGATTACATCCCTGAGTCTCCTCCGGTAGGTTTGGATATATCGATAGAGTCTCTTTCTACTCGCTCCTTTGACCCTTTCACCATAGAGCCTATTGAAACTTTCGCTGCAGCTTCTGGTCAGCCCTTAGCAGTTGGGCAGATTTCTCCTAGTGGTACAGTTTTCATAGGCGACAACAATGATGGTAGTCCCCAAAGTACATCAGAGGTCATCGTTATTTCTGACAACGAGGACATCGAGGAGATAGAGATTGTGGATCTGACTTCTGAGGATGATGGGGATCCTGAGATGGATATAGAGATCATGGACTTGACTTCTGACAGTGATTAGGTAGCGACCTTAGCATCTTCTTTGGGCAATTCTCTGGTTTAGTGTTCTTTTTTTCTTAGActctcacttttatttttcagGAGATCAGGTTAGAAGACTAGGCTAGTCTGGACGTCAGATTAGGGGCTTCTTATATGGGCCAGACCTCGAAGATGTTTTGAGTTGTATATATATTCGTGGCTGTGAGAGAGTAACTAACTTGTCATCTTTTgagtgatatatatatatatatatatatatatatatatatatatatatatcctgtTTGTGTATGTATCTGTTTATTATTTTGGttgcaattctattttatttaaggAAGGTTTTTCATAAAAATCAAGTTCCGTTAACCTGATTACAGGCttgatattattaataatagtgTCGGTGTAGTTTTAAGTTGGTAACACTTGATGTTTCGATATGAGCATGCCATACTGAATATTGGGTCGTTACAAGTTACAACCGGCATCTACTAGATCCCACCACTTCCCTTTTCAAGGATGACCCAATTGCATTTCTCTTCATCTCCTGGGTCGACAACTTCTGCCACCCCAGCGCCACCATCACCAACCTCTCCCCTTCCCTCTGTTGCCTCGATCTCTAGTTCTTCGCCTACTAGAAGATCGTCGCCGATGACACCGGCTCCTACCTTTTTTTCTTCACTGCGCTCAATGACCTCCTCTCCCCTTGTAATGTTGTCCTTGACCGCCGATTCCGATGGATTCAGCATCTTAAGTTCTTCATCAAGTCCCCTAAAGACTCCACCGACTATGAATCCCTATTGAAGAGGAAAATCAAAGCCATATGAATTACCACACAACTGACCTTTTTTCAAGACAAGATTACTTATGAGGTGTTGCTGATGATCTTAGAGCCAATTTACGAGGTTCAATTTTCGAGTAAGAGTTTCGCCTTTCGTCCCAATAGGACTCCTCACATTGTGTTAAAGGTTATTAAGAAGATTTTTGCATGGTATTTATGATATATGAAAGGTGATTTAAATAGTTGATTTATGTGGTATAGAAGATTGAAAAAGTTTGGAAtttagaaaaaaagaaataatagtAGAATTGAGATTGAAAATAAAGGAGTAAAGTACCAACCCGGTCCCTGTCCATTTTCTCGAATGACAACGCGATCCATTTTGATCCCTGACTCTGTGCTCCGTCTGCCAACACAGTCCTTCTGTCACTTTCACGGCAAAAATTCGACGGAAATTGCTGATGTGTGTAGGCGTGTGGATGACATGGATGGTTTGGGTGGTTACGTGGAAGATGGAAACCCACGTGGCTAGGTGAAATGGACAAAGGTCCTTTCTGTCCTCGTCCATAACACAAAAATGCCATCGTTTTGAGGTTTCCAAGCGTCTTTATTAGACGAGTTTGGTCGTCTATCTTCCCTGTTTCATGTATGGAACTGATACCACCATGAGCAATAGCAGAGATCGTGGGAGTGGAAGAGATGCGTCGAACGATGAGGGTAGGAGTATTTTTGTGAGCTCCATTGGCAGTGCTGGAGTGAGGACGAAGAAAAAATTCATTGCCTCGAAATGTAATTGTGGGATTCATGCAATTCTATTCTTGTCGTCAACACAGTCGAATCCTAATAGGCTATTCTTTGGATGCCCAAATTTCAAGGTATGAAATAATTAGTTATGTTCGTATTCCTGCCAAGATCTATAGCAAGCATCTCTTCATTACAATtctagtttttcttttttttttactttgtagACTGCAGAATCTCATTGCAAATATTTTCTATGGCTGGATGAATATGTTTTACTATTTGAAGAGGAGGAAATAAATGATGACAACCTTTATGGTCGGAATCCAAAGCAAAATCATTTGTTAGATGTAGCTGTTTTGATGGAGATGAAAGTGACTAAGTTAGAGGACAGAATTTCTGGGTTAGAGTTACAGATGAAAAATTCTAGACACGTTAAGTGTAATAGAGGTTTTAATTATCCATTGATGGCTGTTGTGTTTGTATTTGGAGTTGTATTTGCAAATTATCTCCATTAAATTGGATAGCGGATAGTAAGTCTATgatgttgtttttgttttggaAGTGTCAGTTGCTAAAATAGTTGTATCACTTAACAGTgtaaatttgaatttattaaaTGGAATAACTGTGTTGGTTGTTTGGAAAAGATTGACTGTGTCAAAAAATAGAATGTGTTATACTCGAGTTCTTTCATTCCATGAAAAGCAATCCaataataaataacaataatatgtAACATTAATAACTTCTTACAGTAACCAAATGTCAACATCTTGTGCACAAGGTGACTCCAAAAGTGGGTAACATATAGCCCTATACCAACATTAGCAACACAAAGATAAATAGAGTATTATAGGTCCTTAATTCACACAGGCTAtcaaaacaaaaagcaaaagaCTGTTTGTTGTGGCTGTATGTAAACTAGTTTATCAAAAAGACAACATCTACTTGTTGGAATATAAACCTAGGACTACACTTTTAGTTCTTTGTAGGAGGCCTAAATTCAGGAGTGGAAATGAACTTGAATAGTCTTGATGCATTCCCGGAAGTTGTTGCGGTCATTGTCTCGACACTAAGTCCATGTTGTGTGCTGATAGGAGTGGGAGGCCTGAAGTGAGGTCCAATGATTGGAGGACTCTGATTCACCATAGAAGCTTGAGCATAGGTGGAGGAAATTGGTGGCCTAACAATTGGTTGCTTCATCCTTTGTGTAAGTGGGTTATTCAAGTTGGGGATTTCAGATACTCCCTGTAAACCAATAGTATTGCATTATGTGAAACAAAAATAAGATTAAGACATTGCTATTTATAATGCAATTGTGAATTATGTCACTTACTACTTCTAGTTGGGGAGCAGACTATGAAAGAGGAATTTTATCTCCTTGTCCCATTGTTATACCTTCTTTTGGTATTGATTTAGATagcttctttttttgttttttttttttttgcctttgTCTACATTCATAAATAGTATACATCTCAATTTATAGTCAACAATAAAACTCATGATGAACACATTTAAACTAAGTAACCCTACAAACTACTTACCATAGGATCTAGAAAAGTTCCTTTAACACTAGCATTCAGATTGTTTCCCTCACTAAACTGGTTCTGTGTGGGTCATTATACAGAGATGGCAATTAAATGCTTCATCAAATTTTACAATGACAATTAAAACCCTGACCAACCTATCATGTGACACTTAAATTCTTAACCATTTTGATTATACGACAAATCAAACCCTAAAGAAGCTATACCTGTGTGGTGCTAACAGAGTCCATTGCTGGAGCAGACTTCTTCAAAGCCCTCCTTTTCTTCTTGGTCATAAGCTTCCAATTAGGATTTTTGGGTGGATTGGAGCATGTTTTGTAGTAATGACCCGTTTGGCCACACTTGTTACAAGTCACCTCGAATGTCTTCTTAGCCTTGTGGGAATGCATCTTCGTCTCCACAGAATCGACTTTTCTCTTCATTTTTGGACGATGAGTAGCTTTCTTAATTGGGggagtggtgcgcgaaattgtgaataatacttttcacaactctcataatccctggtcatgaactccaaaaaacttggtggttcaattccatggcattacacaacttcgcacaactaaccagcaagtgcactgggtcgtccaagtaataccttacgtgagtaagggtcgatcccacggagattgttgctatgaagcaagctatggtcatcttgcaaatcttagttaggcagactcaaatgtatatggtgatgaacgaaaataacataaaagataaagatagagatacttatgtaattcattggtaggaacttcagataagcgcatgaagatgccttcccttccgtctctctgctttcctactgtcttcatccaatccttcctactcctttccatggcaagctcgtgtagggtttcaccattgtcaatggctacctcccatcctctcagtgaaagcgattgcatatgccctgtcacggcatagcagaattcagctgtcggttctcggtcaggccggaataatatccattgatacttttgcgtctgtcactaacgccccgcctgctaggagtttgaagcacgtcacagtcattcagtcattgaatcctactcagaataccacagacaaggttagaccttccggattctcttgaatgctgccatcagttctcgcctataccacgaagactctgatctcacggaatggttggctcgtttgtcagg includes:
- the LOC130963046 gene encoding uncharacterized protein At4g04775-like, translating into MYGTDTTMSNSRDRGSGRDASNDEGRSIFVSSIGSAGVRTKKKFIASKCNCGIHAILFLSSTQSNPNRLFFGCPNFKTAESHCKYFLWLDEYVLLFEEEEINDDNLYGRNPKQNHLLDVAVLMEMKVTKLEDRISGLELQMKNSRHVKCNRGFNYPLMAVVFVFGVVFANYLH